A region from the Ptychodera flava strain L36383 chromosome 12, AS_Pfla_20210202, whole genome shotgun sequence genome encodes:
- the LOC139146384 gene encoding uncharacterized protein: protein MARNDPSYLPNIFHLMWNHFRYIVRPNRSRRSCTRPFYDSNQPLHCITCTDFVKNSTSQQRAETLKRDLDDLMQSWTKVISPVKEMKDTLDKSVDDVKQWQVCLMI, encoded by the exons ATGGCTAGGAACGATCCAAGTTACCTCCCGAACATATTTCATTTAATGTGGAATCATTTTAGATATATCGTGCGACCAAACAGGAGTCGAAG GAGTTGCACCAGACCATTCTATGACAGCAATCAACCCTTACATTGTATAACATGTACTGACTTTGTGAAGAACTCAACCTCTCAACAGAGAGCTGAGACTTTGAAACGTGACCTTGACGATCTGATGCAGAGTTGGACTAAAGTCATCTCACCAGTCAAAGAAATGAAAGACACACTGGACAAATCTGTGGATGATGTCAAGCAATGGCAG GTTTGTCTGATGATTTGA